Proteins encoded together in one Rhizobium bangladeshense window:
- a CDS encoding Dabb family protein, producing the protein MILHCVFLRLKTALTMDDKQSLFDAIVALKQVIPGILDIKYGPNVSPEGLHAGFVDGFAVTFESAEARDAYLVHPAHVAVGERIVSSTDGGLAGILVFDLNL; encoded by the coding sequence ATGATCCTGCACTGCGTGTTCCTGCGGCTGAAGACGGCGCTGACGATGGACGACAAGCAATCACTGTTTGACGCGATCGTCGCGCTGAAACAAGTCATCCCCGGCATATTGGATATCAAATACGGGCCGAATGTTTCGCCCGAAGGGCTGCATGCCGGCTTCGTCGATGGTTTTGCCGTGACCTTTGAAAGCGCCGAAGCGCGCGATGCCTATCTCGTCCATCCCGCCCATGTGGCCGTCGGCGAGCGTATCGTCTCCTCGACGGATGGCGGTCTTGCCGGCATCCTGGTCTTCGACCTCAATCTGTGA
- a CDS encoding antibiotic biosynthesis monooxygenase family protein, with the protein MIAVIFEVVPYMGERHKYLDLAGELRAELETIDGFISIERFESLTNRGKLLSLSFFRDEAAVKEWRNRESHRAAQQAGRGGVFADYRLRIASVVRDYGMFERDEAPADSRRVHDAA; encoded by the coding sequence ATGATCGCCGTCATCTTCGAAGTCGTGCCTTATATGGGCGAACGCCACAAATATCTCGATCTCGCCGGCGAATTGCGCGCCGAGCTCGAAACGATCGATGGTTTCATCTCGATCGAGCGTTTCGAAAGCCTGACCAACCGCGGCAAGCTGCTGTCATTGTCCTTCTTCCGCGACGAGGCGGCGGTCAAGGAATGGCGCAACCGCGAGAGCCATCGGGCCGCCCAGCAGGCCGGCCGCGGCGGCGTCTTCGCCGATTACCGGCTGCGTATCGCCAGTGTCGTGCGCGATTACGGCATGTTCGAACGCGACGAGGCGCCGGCCGACAGCCGCAGGGTTCATGACGCAGCATGA
- a CDS encoding ArsR/SmtB family transcription factor, with protein MKEGPDIAQIGALIGDPARANMLAALTGGRALTATELAGVGGITLQTASTHLAKLEAGGLLAQRKQGRHRYFTLADEAVARLIESMMGFAAGRGHLRHRPGPKEPALRKARICYDHLAGDYGVRMLDSLIASGAIEAVGEGLALTEKGESDLARIGIDVGNLRSSRRPLCRSCLDWSERRAHLAGSLGKALLANFLDKGWARRTAESRSILFSPEGDRQFLRLFPVAM; from the coding sequence ATGAAGGAAGGACCAGACATAGCCCAGATCGGCGCGCTGATCGGCGATCCGGCGCGGGCCAACATGCTGGCGGCGCTGACCGGCGGCCGGGCGCTGACGGCGACCGAGCTTGCCGGCGTCGGCGGCATTACGCTGCAGACGGCCAGCACGCATCTGGCCAAGCTCGAAGCCGGCGGGCTGCTGGCCCAGCGCAAGCAGGGGCGCCACCGCTATTTCACGCTGGCCGACGAGGCGGTCGCCCGGCTGATCGAAAGCATGATGGGTTTTGCCGCCGGACGCGGGCATCTGCGTCACCGGCCCGGTCCGAAGGAACCGGCGCTGCGCAAGGCGCGCATCTGCTACGATCATCTGGCCGGCGATTACGGCGTGCGCATGCTCGACAGCCTGATTGCCTCAGGCGCGATCGAGGCGGTTGGAGAGGGTCTGGCACTGACGGAAAAAGGCGAGAGCGATCTCGCCCGCATCGGCATCGACGTCGGCAATCTCAGATCCTCACGCCGCCCGCTCTGCCGCTCCTGCCTCGATTGGAGCGAAAGACGCGCCCACCTTGCGGGCAGCCTCGGGAAGGCGCTGCTTGCAAACTTCCTCGACAAGGGCTGGGCGCGGCGCACTGCCGAGAGCCGCTCCATCCTCTTCTCGCCGGAAGGCGACCGGCAGTTTCTGAGGCTGTTTCCGGTCGCGATGTAG
- a CDS encoding M16 family metallopeptidase: MTVECTRLKSGLTVVTETMPHLESVALGVWIKSGSRNETEDEHGIAHLLEHMAFKGTARRSARQIAEEIEDVGGEVNAATSTETTSYYARVLKDHVPLAVDILADILTESAFEEDELEREKQVILQEINAANDTPDDVVFDRFSEAAYRDQTLGRPILGTPETVVSFTPQQIRTYLGRNYTTDRMFVVATGAVDHQEFLRMVEDRFASLPTAPSAPPVMEAARYIGGSVRESRDLMDAQILLGFEGKPYHARDFYCSQILANILGGGMSSRLFQEVREFRGLCYSVYAFHWGFSDTGIFGIHAATGGENLPELVPVIIDELHKSANAIHQKEIERARAQIRAQLLMGQESPAARAGQIARQMMLYGRPISNPEMMERLEGITIERLTDLAGRLFYDTVPTLSAIGPLEQLAPMEDIVASLSVPAPKTMQAS, translated from the coding sequence ATGACAGTTGAGTGCACCCGGCTGAAATCCGGGCTGACAGTAGTCACAGAAACCATGCCGCACCTGGAAAGCGTCGCGCTCGGAGTCTGGATCAAATCGGGATCGCGCAACGAGACGGAAGACGAGCACGGTATCGCCCACCTGCTCGAACACATGGCCTTCAAGGGCACGGCGCGCCGCTCGGCCCGCCAGATCGCCGAGGAAATCGAGGATGTGGGCGGCGAGGTCAATGCCGCCACCTCGACCGAGACGACCTCCTATTATGCCCGCGTGCTCAAGGACCATGTGCCGCTCGCCGTCGACATCCTCGCCGACATCCTGACGGAATCGGCCTTCGAGGAGGATGAGCTGGAGCGCGAGAAGCAGGTGATCCTGCAGGAGATCAACGCGGCCAACGACACGCCCGACGACGTGGTGTTCGACCGCTTCTCCGAAGCCGCCTATCGCGACCAGACGCTCGGACGGCCGATCCTCGGCACACCGGAGACTGTCGTCTCCTTCACGCCGCAGCAGATCCGCACCTATCTCGGCCGCAACTACACGACCGACCGCATGTTCGTGGTGGCGACCGGCGCGGTCGATCATCAGGAATTCCTGCGCATGGTCGAGGATCGTTTCGCCAGCCTGCCGACCGCGCCATCCGCCCCGCCGGTCATGGAAGCGGCGCGTTACATCGGCGGCAGCGTGCGCGAATCGCGCGACCTGATGGATGCGCAGATCCTGCTCGGCTTCGAGGGCAAGCCCTACCACGCCCGCGATTTCTATTGCTCGCAGATCCTCGCCAATATCCTCGGCGGCGGCATGTCGTCACGGCTGTTCCAGGAAGTGCGCGAATTCCGCGGCCTCTGTTATTCCGTCTATGCCTTCCACTGGGGCTTTTCCGACACCGGCATCTTCGGCATCCATGCCGCGACCGGCGGCGAGAACCTGCCGGAGCTGGTGCCCGTCATCATCGACGAGCTGCATAAATCCGCCAATGCCATCCACCAGAAGGAAATCGAACGCGCCCGCGCCCAGATCCGCGCCCAGCTGCTGATGGGCCAGGAGAGCCCGGCTGCCCGCGCCGGCCAGATAGCCAGGCAGATGATGCTCTACGGCCGGCCGATCTCCAATCCGGAGATGATGGAGCGTCTGGAAGGCATCACCATCGAGCGGCTGACCGATCTCGCAGGCCGGCTGTTCTACGACACGGTGCCGACGCTTTCGGCGATCGGCCCGCTCGAGCAGCTCGCGCCGATGGAAGACATCGTTGCCTCGCTTTCGGTCCCGGCGCCGAAGACGATGCAGGCCAGCTGA
- a CDS encoding nuclear transport factor 2 family protein → MAFDPVEEIERFHAAINALDFPAIEGYFADEATYVSNGVGSLAGRSEIMAAFRRYFDDYPDQTAENSLVERLTPLSGRAVWSLSATHSRTGKPLVREGEETITFNENGRITRVEVTDYKSF, encoded by the coding sequence ATGGCTTTCGACCCGGTTGAGGAAATCGAGCGCTTTCACGCGGCGATCAACGCGTTGGATTTTCCCGCGATCGAGGGCTATTTCGCCGACGAGGCGACCTATGTCTCGAACGGCGTCGGCAGCCTTGCCGGACGGAGCGAGATCATGGCCGCCTTCCGGCGTTATTTCGACGATTACCCCGATCAGACGGCGGAAAATTCGCTGGTGGAGCGGCTGACGCCGCTGTCCGGCCGCGCCGTCTGGTCGCTCAGCGCCACCCACAGCCGGACCGGCAAGCCGCTGGTGCGCGAGGGCGAGGAGACGATCACCTTCAATGAAAACGGCCGCATCACCCGCGTCGAAGTCACCGACTACAAGTCGTTTTGA
- a CDS encoding HAD family hydrolase: MDGFDLIIFDCDGVLVDSEIIAAEVESALLTEAGYPIGVEEMGERFAGMTWHNILLQVEREASIPLSASLLEKSEKLLDTRLANDVKAIPGVEFAVSRLPMKRCICSNSSTKRLDMMLGKVGLKPLFAPNIFSAKDLGADRVKPKPDIFLHGASRMGVSPDQTVVVEDSVHGVHAARAAGMRVIGFTGASHSYPAHADKLTDAGAETVISRMNDLPGVVAALAAWEGVL; encoded by the coding sequence ATGGACGGCTTCGATCTCATCATCTTTGATTGCGACGGTGTTCTCGTCGATTCCGAAATTATCGCGGCCGAAGTCGAATCCGCGCTTCTGACGGAGGCCGGATACCCGATCGGCGTCGAGGAGATGGGCGAGCGTTTCGCCGGCATGACCTGGCACAATATCCTGCTGCAGGTCGAACGCGAGGCCAGCATCCCGCTTTCGGCCTCCCTGCTCGAAAAATCCGAGAAGCTGCTCGACACAAGGCTGGCGAACGACGTCAAGGCGATCCCGGGCGTCGAATTCGCCGTCTCCAGACTGCCGATGAAGCGCTGCATCTGCTCGAATTCGAGCACGAAGCGGCTCGACATGATGCTGGGCAAGGTCGGCCTGAAGCCGCTCTTTGCGCCCAACATCTTCTCCGCCAAGGATCTCGGCGCCGACCGCGTCAAACCGAAGCCGGATATCTTCCTCCACGGCGCAAGCCGCATGGGCGTCTCTCCCGACCAGACGGTCGTCGTCGAGGATTCCGTGCACGGCGTGCACGCCGCCCGCGCCGCCGGCATGCGCGTCATCGGCTTCACCGGCGCCTCGCACAGCTACCCCGCCCATGCCGATAAACTGACGGATGCCGGCGCCGAAACGGTGATCTCACGCATGAACGACCTGCCGGGCGTGGTTGCCGCGCTTGCGGCCTGGGAAGGCGTGCTCTAG
- a CDS encoding NIPSNAP family protein — protein sequence MITCFIRYQIDPFKKEAFAEYARNWGQAIPSNGADLIGYFAPHEGSATTACGVYNIESLAAYESYRARLAADPLGRENYEFARRERFILKEDRIFLKNVSAPHAKLVLP from the coding sequence ATGATCACCTGCTTCATCCGTTATCAGATCGACCCCTTCAAGAAGGAGGCGTTTGCCGAATATGCCCGCAACTGGGGCCAGGCGATCCCGAGCAATGGCGCCGACCTGATCGGCTATTTCGCCCCGCATGAGGGCTCGGCGACGACGGCCTGCGGCGTCTATAACATCGAAAGCCTCGCCGCCTACGAATCCTATCGCGCCAGGCTGGCCGCCGATCCGCTCGGCCGCGAGAATTACGAATTCGCCCGTCGCGAACGCTTCATCCTGAAGGAGGATCGCATCTTCCTGAAAAACGTCTCCGCTCCCCACGCCAAGCTGGTGCTGCCATGA
- a CDS encoding GNAT family N-acetyltransferase, translated as MPKSVFRFLSRQPDAVELENDRYLLRLPRYQDFSQWHRLRAESRKFLEPWEPTWRRDELTEGAYRARVIRGKQEYASGQAIPLFIFLKENRTLVGGITIGYIRRGAAQSCMIGYWMGERHAGQGHMYAALQLVIPYIFSGLELHRIEAACIPDNTRSMRLLEKAGFQREGYLRGYLKINGQWHDHVMFSRLATDTDKGRKTDSR; from the coding sequence ATGCCAAAATCGGTGTTTCGGTTCCTGTCGCGGCAGCCGGATGCGGTAGAGCTGGAGAATGACAGGTACCTCTTGCGCCTGCCGCGCTATCAGGATTTCAGCCAGTGGCACCGGCTGCGCGCCGAAAGCCGCAAATTCCTGGAACCCTGGGAGCCGACCTGGCGGCGCGACGAGCTGACGGAAGGCGCCTATCGCGCCCGCGTTATCCGCGGCAAACAGGAATATGCCTCCGGTCAGGCGATCCCGCTGTTCATCTTCCTCAAGGAAAACCGAACTCTCGTCGGCGGCATCACCATCGGCTACATCAGGAGGGGTGCGGCACAAAGCTGCATGATCGGCTACTGGATGGGCGAACGCCATGCCGGCCAGGGCCATATGTACGCCGCGCTTCAGTTGGTTATTCCTTACATCTTCTCCGGGCTTGAGTTGCACCGTATTGAAGCAGCCTGTATTCCAGATAACACGCGCAGCATGCGTCTGCTTGAAAAGGCCGGGTTTCAGCGGGAAGGCTATCTGCGCGGATACTTGAAGATCAACGGTCAGTGGCACGACCACGTGATGTTCTCACGGCTCGCCACCGATACGGATAAAGGCAGGAAAACCGACAGCCGATGA
- a CDS encoding sensor domain-containing phosphodiesterase — protein MTRNSMLPTSPSGRVIAVIAALFLAVFALSAGVTKAAEPVKISRDDTALDLTATTEIYANQGEAFQVSTAAGADGIRRRIEVRASSENHQGDWAVFALANVSEEQLERVIVAPHFRLVNSKLFWPDLGSQRIIAITPSEGFALDRQPSDEADVFRITLNPGAVITFVAELSTPELPQIYLWEPNAYKDTINAFTLYRGIVLGIAGLLAVFLTILFVVKGTSMLPATAALAWAVLGYICVDFGFLGKLISVASADQRIWRACAEVALASSFVIFLFTYLNLNRWHAHLGYATLAWVLGLALLFGVAIYDPSIAAGIARLSFALTAATGLLLIIYLGFNRYDRAILLVPAWALTLVWLFGAWLTVTGRLDNDIIQPALGGGLVLIVLLIGFTVMQHAFAGGAFQQGLFSDLERQSLALTGSGDMVWDWDVARDRVVTIPDVSVKLGLSPGTMHGAARNWLPRLHPDDRDRFRATLDVLLEHRRGRLNHEFRIRAEDGHFHWLLIRARPVLGSNGEIIRCVGTIVDVTEQKNSVERLLHDALHDNLTGLPNRQVFLDRLQAVLALAPGGETLRPTVMVIDIDRYKLVNDSLGVAAGDNILIALTRRLRRLMKPQDTLARLAGDQFGLILVSEHNPAKVADFADAVSKAIMVPINFSNREIILTASIGLASWVDQQESASGLLSDAELAMYRAKRAGGNRVEPFQPAFRDFGTDRLQLETDLRRAIERKELSMVYQPIARLEDVEVAGFEALMRWEHPKRGNIPPSEFIPLAEASDIIGALGMFALEQATNDLMSWQNQTGELPIFVSINLSSVQLLNNELYDDVRSVLAKTHCTPSRLKLELTESMVMENPEQARLVLQKLKEAGIGLALDDFGTGYSSLAYLTRFPFDTIKLDKALVRDSSDKKATVLRSVISMARELEMKVVAEGIESNEDAIELAKMGCSYGQSYLFGPPMPSESVLRLLRDRFPLTKRA, from the coding sequence ATGACCAGAAACAGCATGCTGCCCACGTCACCGTCCGGACGAGTGATCGCGGTGATCGCAGCCCTTTTCCTGGCGGTCTTCGCCCTTTCGGCGGGCGTTACCAAGGCGGCCGAACCGGTGAAGATTTCCCGTGACGATACCGCGCTCGACCTGACGGCGACAACGGAGATCTATGCCAATCAGGGCGAGGCCTTCCAGGTGTCGACGGCGGCCGGCGCCGACGGCATCCGCCGGCGCATCGAGGTCAGGGCGAGTTCGGAAAACCATCAGGGCGACTGGGCGGTCTTTGCGCTCGCCAACGTCTCGGAGGAACAGCTGGAGCGCGTTATCGTCGCGCCGCATTTCCGTCTGGTCAATTCCAAGCTCTTCTGGCCGGATCTCGGCTCCCAGCGCATCATCGCCATCACCCCTAGCGAAGGCTTTGCGCTCGACCGGCAGCCGAGCGACGAAGCCGACGTCTTCCGCATTACGCTGAACCCGGGCGCCGTCATCACCTTCGTCGCCGAATTGTCGACGCCGGAACTGCCGCAGATCTATCTTTGGGAACCGAACGCCTACAAGGATACGATCAACGCCTTCACGCTCTATCGCGGCATCGTGCTCGGCATTGCCGGCCTTCTCGCCGTGTTCCTGACCATCCTCTTCGTCGTCAAAGGCACCTCCATGCTGCCGGCGACGGCGGCGCTCGCTTGGGCGGTGCTCGGCTATATCTGCGTCGATTTCGGCTTTCTCGGCAAGCTCATCAGCGTCGCCTCGGCCGACCAGCGAATATGGCGGGCCTGCGCTGAAGTTGCGCTCGCCTCGAGTTTCGTCATCTTCCTCTTCACCTATCTGAACCTCAACCGCTGGCACGCGCATCTCGGCTACGCCACGCTCGCCTGGGTGCTCGGCCTTGCCCTGCTCTTCGGCGTGGCGATCTACGATCCGTCTATCGCCGCCGGCATCGCCAGGCTCTCCTTCGCACTGACGGCGGCGACCGGCCTGCTTTTGATCATCTATCTCGGCTTCAACCGCTACGACCGCGCGATCCTGCTGGTGCCGGCCTGGGCCCTGACGCTCGTCTGGCTGTTCGGGGCGTGGCTGACCGTTACAGGCCGGCTCGACAACGACATCATCCAGCCGGCGCTCGGCGGCGGCCTCGTGCTGATCGTGCTCTTGATCGGCTTCACCGTCATGCAGCACGCCTTTGCCGGCGGCGCCTTCCAGCAGGGGCTGTTTTCCGATCTCGAGCGGCAATCGCTGGCACTGACCGGCTCCGGCGACATGGTGTGGGACTGGGACGTGGCGCGCGATCGCGTCGTCACCATCCCTGACGTCTCGGTCAAGCTCGGCCTCTCCCCCGGCACGATGCACGGGGCTGCACGCAACTGGCTGCCGCGGCTCCATCCTGACGACCGCGACCGCTTCCGCGCTACCCTCGACGTGCTGCTCGAGCACCGGCGCGGCCGGCTGAACCATGAATTCCGCATCAGGGCCGAGGACGGGCATTTCCACTGGCTGCTGATCCGGGCCCGGCCAGTGCTCGGCTCCAACGGCGAGATCATCCGCTGCGTCGGCACGATCGTCGACGTCACCGAGCAGAAGAATTCGGTCGAGCGGCTGCTGCATGACGCATTGCACGACAATCTGACCGGACTTCCGAACCGGCAGGTCTTCCTCGACCGGCTGCAGGCCGTGCTGGCGTTGGCGCCGGGCGGCGAGACGCTGCGCCCGACGGTGATGGTGATCGACATCGACCGCTATAAGCTGGTCAACGATTCACTCGGTGTTGCCGCCGGCGACAACATTCTGATTGCGCTGACGCGGCGCCTGCGCCGCCTGATGAAGCCGCAGGACACGCTGGCGCGTCTTGCCGGCGACCAGTTCGGCCTCATCCTGGTGTCCGAGCACAATCCGGCCAAGGTCGCCGATTTCGCCGATGCGGTCAGCAAGGCGATCATGGTGCCGATCAACTTCTCCAATCGCGAGATCATCCTGACGGCCTCGATCGGGCTTGCCTCCTGGGTGGACCAGCAGGAAAGCGCCAGCGGCCTGCTCAGTGATGCGGAGCTCGCCATGTACCGGGCGAAACGGGCCGGCGGCAACCGCGTCGAGCCGTTCCAGCCGGCCTTCCGCGACTTCGGCACCGACCGGCTGCAGCTCGAAACGGACCTGCGCCGCGCCATCGAGCGCAAGGAATTGTCGATGGTCTACCAGCCGATCGCCCGACTGGAGGATGTGGAGGTCGCCGGCTTCGAAGCGCTGATGCGCTGGGAACATCCGAAGCGCGGCAACATCCCGCCGTCGGAATTCATTCCGCTTGCCGAGGCGTCCGACATCATCGGCGCGCTCGGAATGTTCGCGCTCGAACAGGCGACCAACGACCTGATGAGCTGGCAGAACCAGACCGGCGAACTGCCGATCTTCGTGTCGATCAACCTGTCGAGCGTGCAACTGCTCAACAACGAGCTTTATGACGACGTGCGTTCGGTTCTCGCCAAGACCCATTGCACGCCCTCGCGGCTCAAGCTGGAACTGACGGAATCCATGGTGATGGAAAACCCGGAACAGGCCCGTCTCGTGCTGCAGAAGCTGAAGGAGGCCGGCATCGGCCTGGCGCTCGACGATTTTGGCACCGGCTATTCCTCGCTTGCCTACCTCACCCGCTTCCCCTTCGACACGATCAAACTCGACAAGGCGCTGGTGCGCGACAGCAGCGACAAGAAGGCGACCGTGCTCCGATCGGTGATATCGATGGCGCGCGAGCTGGAGATGAAGGTGGTGGCAGAGGGCATCGAATCCAACGAGGACGCGATCGAGCTTGCCAAAATGGGCTGCAGCTACGGGCAGAGCTATCTCTTCGGCCCGCCGATGCCCTCGGAATCGGTACTGCGGCTGCTTCGCGACCGGTTTCCACTCACGAAACGGGCGTGA
- a CDS encoding site-specific DNA-methyltransferase gives MASVFPLADLKASVKADSWVDTIIKGDCVSALEALPNHSVDVIFADPPYNLQLGGTLHRPDQSLVDAVDDEWDQFASFEAYDAFTRAWLLACRRVLKPTGSIWVIGSYHNIFRVGATLQDLNFWILNDIIWRKTNPMPNFKGRRFQNAHETMIWASPNAKAKGYTFNYDAMKAANDDVQMRSDWLFPICNGNERLKGEDGKKVHPTQKPEALLARVIMASTKPGDIVLDPFFGSGTTGAVAKRLGRHFVGIEREQDYIDAAAARIAAVEPLGKAELTVMTGKKAEVRVAFNVLVESGLIKPGQVLTDAKRRYSAIVRADGTVASGGEAGSIHRLGAKVQGLDACNGWTFWHFEDGQSLRPIDELRSVIRSDLAKVD, from the coding sequence ATGGCGTCAGTTTTTCCGCTTGCCGACCTCAAGGCTTCCGTCAAGGCGGACTCCTGGGTTGACACGATCATCAAGGGCGACTGCGTGAGCGCCCTTGAAGCCCTGCCCAACCACTCCGTCGACGTGATCTTCGCCGACCCGCCGTATAATCTCCAGCTCGGCGGAACGCTCCATCGTCCCGACCAGTCGCTGGTCGATGCCGTCGATGACGAATGGGATCAGTTCGCCTCCTTCGAAGCCTATGACGCCTTCACCCGCGCCTGGCTGCTCGCCTGCCGACGCGTCCTGAAGCCGACCGGCTCGATCTGGGTGATCGGTTCCTACCACAATATCTTCCGCGTCGGCGCCACGCTGCAGGATCTGAATTTCTGGATCCTCAACGACATCATCTGGCGCAAGACCAACCCGATGCCGAATTTCAAGGGCCGCCGCTTCCAGAACGCCCATGAGACGATGATCTGGGCGAGCCCCAACGCCAAGGCCAAGGGTTATACCTTCAACTACGATGCGATGAAGGCGGCCAATGACGATGTGCAGATGCGCTCCGACTGGCTCTTCCCGATCTGCAACGGCAACGAGCGGCTGAAGGGCGAGGACGGCAAGAAGGTGCATCCGACCCAGAAGCCGGAAGCGCTGCTCGCCCGTGTCATCATGGCCTCGACCAAGCCCGGCGATATCGTGCTCGATCCCTTCTTCGGCTCGGGTACGACGGGTGCGGTGGCCAAGCGCCTCGGCCGCCACTTCGTCGGCATCGAGCGCGAGCAGGATTATATCGATGCGGCCGCAGCCCGTATCGCCGCCGTCGAGCCGCTGGGCAAGGCGGAACTGACCGTTATGACCGGCAAGAAGGCCGAAGTCCGCGTCGCCTTCAACGTGCTTGTGGAAAGCGGCCTGATCAAGCCCGGCCAGGTGCTGACCGATGCCAAGCGCCGCTATAGCGCCATCGTGCGCGCCGACGGCACGGTCGCCTCAGGCGGCGAGGCCGGCTCCATTCATCGTCTCGGCGCCAAGGTGCAGGGTCTCGATGCATGCAACGGATGGACCTTCTGGCATTTCGAAGACGGGCAATCCCTGCGCCCGATCGACGAGCTCAGGTCCGTCATCCGCAGTGATCTGGCAAAGGTGGACTGA
- the thrC gene encoding threonine synthase, giving the protein MTNVDYISTRGEAPSLGFCDALLTGLARDGGLYVPREWPSLSKKEIRALRGKSYQDVAFTILSPFTNGEIPAATFRAMIDEAYGTFRHPAIAPLVQTGPNSFVMELFHGTTLAFKDVAMQLLARLMDYALEKRGERATIVGATSGDTGGAAIDAFAGRERTDIFILFPHGKVSPVQQRQMTTSTSSNVYALAVEGNFDDCQNLVKAMFNDAAFRDKVNLSGVNSINWARIMAQIVYYFTAAVALGAPDRKISFTVPTGNFGDIFAGYCAKRMGLPIDRLVIATNENDILARTLKTGRYDMKAVKATTSPSMDIQISSNFERLLFEAYGRDASKVRAAMESLKQSNGFEIAPEALKAIRRDFRAGRASERQVAETIRQIHAETGYLLDPHSAIGVFVAARKEKPNTPMVTLATAHPAKFPAAVKSACGIDPALPTWLAGLMQREERFQIINPELKAVETFIGDHARSEKTAGAER; this is encoded by the coding sequence ATGACCAACGTGGACTATATCTCGACCCGCGGCGAGGCCCCTTCCCTCGGCTTTTGCGACGCCCTGCTGACGGGCCTGGCGCGCGACGGCGGGCTCTACGTTCCCCGTGAATGGCCGAGCCTTTCCAAGAAGGAAATCCGTGCGCTGCGTGGCAAAAGCTATCAGGATGTCGCCTTCACCATCCTGTCGCCCTTCACCAACGGAGAGATCCCCGCGGCGACCTTCCGGGCGATGATCGACGAGGCCTACGGCACCTTCCGCCATCCGGCGATCGCGCCGCTCGTGCAGACGGGGCCGAACAGCTTCGTCATGGAACTCTTCCACGGCACCACCCTCGCCTTCAAGGACGTGGCGATGCAGCTGCTCGCCCGGCTGATGGATTATGCGCTGGAAAAGCGCGGCGAGAGGGCGACGATCGTCGGCGCCACCTCGGGCGATACCGGCGGGGCGGCGATCGACGCCTTTGCCGGCCGCGAGCGCACCGATATCTTCATCCTCTTCCCGCATGGCAAGGTCTCGCCGGTGCAGCAACGGCAGATGACGACATCGACCTCGTCAAATGTCTATGCGCTTGCCGTCGAGGGCAATTTCGACGACTGCCAGAACCTTGTAAAGGCGATGTTCAACGACGCGGCGTTCCGCGACAAGGTGAATTTGTCGGGCGTCAATTCGATCAACTGGGCGCGCATCATGGCCCAGATCGTCTATTATTTCACGGCGGCGGTGGCGCTGGGCGCACCCGACCGGAAGATCTCGTTCACGGTGCCCACGGGCAATTTCGGCGACATCTTCGCCGGCTACTGCGCCAAGCGCATGGGCCTGCCGATTGACCGGCTTGTCATCGCCACCAATGAGAACGACATCCTGGCGCGGACGCTGAAGACCGGCCGCTATGACATGAAGGCCGTCAAGGCGACGACCTCGCCGTCTATGGACATCCAGATCTCGTCGAATTTCGAGCGGCTGCTGTTCGAAGCCTATGGGCGCGACGCCTCCAAGGTGCGCGCGGCGATGGAGAGCCTCAAGCAATCCAACGGCTTCGAGATCGCTCCCGAGGCTTTGAAGGCGATCCGCCGCGACTTCCGCGCCGGGCGCGCGAGCGAAAGGCAGGTGGCCGAGACGATCCGCCAAATCCATGCCGAGACCGGTTATCTCCTCGATCCGCATTCGGCGATCGGCGTCTTCGTCGCGGCCAGGAAAGAGAAGCCGAATACGCCGATGGTGACGCTTGCGACCGCGCATCCGGCGAAATTCCCCGCCGCCGTAAAATCCGCCTGCGGTATTGACCCGGCGCTTCCGACGTGGCTTGCTGGTCTGATGCAAAGGGAGGAGCGTTTCCAGATTATCAACCCGGAGCTGAAAGCCGTTGAGACCTTTATCGGCGATCACGCCCGCAGCGAGAAGACGGCAGGCGCAGAAAGATAG